The DNA segment ATACATACTAGAGCACAGTGCCTTAGTCCAAGATGGATTCATTGGGTATATATACATTgtatgttttaattcatatgtacGATATGAAATCCTTATGTAAGGGGATATATTTTATCTAGTAAGATCATATTAGATGCCTTATGTTTTTGTCCTGAGAGCATGCATTGTGCCAAAGGGGATGACTTGGCTTCATCGAAATGCTTTGGGTTACACACTTACACATGCTCTTTTATCTCGAGCAAATGCATCACAGATCAAAGAGAGACACACACTTTAAATAATATTGTTAGATGTTTATTTGTCTTTGGTGGATGCATTATGTGCAATAGAGAAGCTTTTGGATCGCATTAGATATTTTAGATGGTTTTTTATATCCTATCGtaacaatataatataaatataaatataaatgacaCTATATCAATATTAAACCACATACTATACCATCATCCATGTTAAAAAAAGTGATGCAGTGGGAACTTCAAAAGAGTTAAAACAATATGATTTAGCGTTCAGCCAAGTTTTCATTTTCCATGGAGCTTGAAACAGATCAAGCATTAAGCAATAAAGTGAAGAAAAATGATGCAGAAAAAGAAAAGACTGTGAAAGGAGAGACAAACATCATCCTATCACCACAAGCTTTCTGGTTCCTCCCTGGTTATGTGATTTAAGATGATGATTTGAAGAGTACACAGAATAATTTGTTGATGTGGAAGAAATCACATTCTCCTTTCTAATATCATGGATCTTGTGTTCATCCTCAATCTATTATTGGGTCAGAACAAAAAATTCTCAGAGAATCTGTCTCATCATTTATTAGATCTTGATAGAAAAATTTACAAGGCTTCCATGCATTCAAATTGGATTTATCAGTCAAGATCAGAACATTCTGAGGACACAACACCTAGAAATTCCCACTGCGCTTGCCCTTGTTTTTGCCATACAAGCGGAAGAGGTTGAAGGCAGACATGGAGGAAACAGCCACCATGCAGAGGCTACCTAGGAAGGCACTCACCATGCCCCCCCCACTTTGGTTGCAGAATTTATGGTAGAGGTTGCATACCTTCATCCACTGCAGCTCTGTCTGGCCGAACTGGCTGAGCTCTGCAGCttgtgccgccgccgccaccgccgccaatGTGAGATACGCCACGACCTGAAGCGACACCATGCATGAAAATAGTGATTACAGTCTTATATATTTCCTTATCACTATCATTTTATCTAAAAGCCTAAACCTTTGATGAGACAATTTATATTATAACACTCCTGCCTTCAATGTTCTTGGGTAGATCGGCACAAACCTTACATCCAAATTTTGAACtgatcgaatatatatatattcaatgcaTGATCTGGAGTAGTTTTGGACACCGCtatcatgtcatcatgaactttttTTGACATCATAGCTTTTTATCACTGTCATTCTTAGCTTACAAGATCATATTTTTACTTGTTTTTAGGTTTGACAAGAGAAAATTTACAAGTATCAGTTTTTGTAATACTGATACTTATTTTTAATATGTGATAGATTGCTAAGACCATCTGAAATATAAATTTGTAGTGCCCACATAACCTGCCAGGCTCTGCAGATAAATCATGAACTTGAGGCCAAGTTTAGGGCCTCAGATGAATCTCTGGCCTATGCACAAAATCTGCTGTGAAGAGCAGATGAAGCAGAGGTGACTTTTCTCTAGTTAAACAACTATTAGATGCAATGGCAAATGCCCTTTTTCTGTCTACAAAGTTCAATTTTGTAAATCAATTATCAACAATGCAGAACTTTGTCTAGTACTTCACAAGCCAGACAAAACATCAACACCAGTTGCTGATTATTCAGCAACTTTGGCCACAGAAGTCACTACCACCAGAACTAAAAGGTCAGCTGATAAGGTAGAGATTCTCATTCAATGCAACATAGTTTAAGTTAATGCTGCAATGGTGACATGGGTTAATCAGCTACCTGATCACAAGAGAAGATAGCCCAAGCCAAGGCCTTGTTGAAGAGGACACTCCCCTTCATCATGCTCACCACACTCCTCACCACCATTAGCAGACTATAGCCTGCAGCTATCCCATTTGCTACCACTAGGAACCTGTCAATCCAACCAAAACCATATATGGACTCAGAAATCTGAGATTTATGCTATAACagtgtaaaaatatatatatatagacttcACAAATACCACCATTTGAATCTTCTGTGCTATGAAGAATTAGAAACAAAAAAGAGAGGGGTTTCTTCATAGATCTACACAGAAATGAACTTGTAATAACCACAGAAGAAATAGGAAGGATGAAGAGAAGGTCTTACACCAGAGCTTTCATGTCAGTGAACTTGGCCTTCTTTTCCACAGAGAAGAACTCCCTAACCTGAGTGTCAGATCCTACTAGAACAGCAGCAATCACCCCAAACGCACATGAGAGACACCTGAGCACAACCTCAGCCACCTTCATCCTCCTCTCCACAGCCATCAGCTTCCCACCTCCATAGTACACAGGCACGGTCCCAGGGCTCACCCCAACCTCCGGCCTCATCTCCTCCCTCTAAAATCCTTGACAACTCACAAGGCAGTGAAGCTTTAAGAAGAACAGTCACTTCCCCTTTTTATGGCCAGAGATTCCCAATCCCGCGCCTCGACAAAGAAGGCAGGGGGGTCAATCTGATTGATACAAGACTCGGGAACTTGAAGACGGAGCTGCCCGATGCCCCATTCAAGAGGTCATGGTGAGTGCATTATGAGGTCCTCATCTGCAGCACAAGGAACAAGGACTGATGCATGAACAGTACCTCAGACCATTGACATGTGGCATGGTAATGACTCTGTCTTTTTGATGTGGAAACAGTGTGGAAGATTGGAGTCAGTGGAATCTTTGATTACAGCCAACGAATAGATCTTTAGCCAAGTTTGGACTGTTTTGGTTATAGTCAATCCATGGTTGGTGGTGTgtctttactatatatatatatatctcacaacTTGAGAACATGTTTTGGTATAAAAATTAGACTAACTTTTTTTCTTAAACTCCACAGATCTCACTCAAACTTCATATTTTCTTCATTTAGAATTGTGCAGTTAGAAAATTACATGAGGATTTGTACTGGGAAACTAAAAATGCATATATTTTCTATTGTTCagattgacaagatacttatgttCTTATTAATTTTGTGTATTGCTTTGTTTATTAGTAGTTGAaaggccatatatatatataccatatcACTATTTGTTCTTTGATTGTAGTAGGGACATTGACACCAATGTAAAGGACAATTTTGCCCAAAAGGTAAATATATGTAAATTACTAAAAAGCTAATCAATGCAAGCTCAACATTTAACCTTCAATCTAGTCCATGAGTGTTGGATGTTGAGGTGATTTGGAGGATAATAAAGTTAATACTAAATGAAAATTATTTTAAGAGACATGTGCATAAACGATGTTCAAAACTAGGATGATATTTGTGATAGCTAAATTGCAAATGTTATAAGGTAATAAATTCATTTGTAATATTGGAGACAGTAAATATAAGATttgcttttgtaatttttgcaatTTAATGGAAATTTTTGACAAGATGAAATGTTTTTGCTTGTACAGTCAATTGAGAGAAGATACTATGTAATAGTCTCCATTTACATGGTGTCTGCCAATGAAAGATGGCTTATATGTGTTGTCTTTTTGTTCTATGTgatcaaaatgaaaaagaaaaatcaaagctAAATTGAGGATGGAATTTATTAAATCTATTCAAGTCCACAGTTCATAGAGGGATTGTGGCAAACCAAATATATCATTTACATTTTATATTTCAGATAGATAAGAGATGTTGACAAGGGATCAGATTTGAGGGAATATTTTGGCCTTGTGTGGAGATCTTTCCTTCTTGCGAATCCATCAAATCAAGAACTTGTCATTCTTTTGACAAATATCTTTTGCCTGTCACTCATAAGCAGAAGCATCGAGTGTAATCATCTTTTTTTGTTCTAGTGGGAGTCACTGAAAGCTGAAGCAAGctccaaattttgacaatggaaATCAAAGACTGGAAAAAGGCTTTGTGTTATGATGATGGGAGCCTGTTGGCAATTGGAAGCATTAAGTTGCTGGGCCAGTGACAATCATGGAATATGGTTGTGTTGGGATCCCAAATCTGGGAGAACTAAATTTTGGAATATGTGATAGAAGGTTCTTCCCATCTCTTTATTAAGATATACTAAAATTTAGGACAAAGTTCGGTGCATTGGGATTGCATTGAATGTTAGTTTGAATATTCTCTGTTGTCAGCATAGAGGATGTCCGTTTCATCCATTATCATCATCCACTAGTTTAGTGGGGATAGGCATGATcagaaaagaacaagaagaaaaagaattgcTGGATAGATCACCACATTTATCAATGGATTTTGTATGACCTGATCCAATCTCAAATCTCCTGATCCCTTGATCCAATCAATAGATTGATCCAGTCTAATTGTCTAGTTGAAAACCAGTTGGGGCATAAATTGACCTGATTACTTTCTGTTTATTATCACATGATGCAAGTAACATTGGATAAGTGTTTGGTAACCAGTTAATTTACAGTGAACTCGAATTGCAACAGTGCCTGCTCATGGCTGGAGATCAAAGGTGGAGTTGAGCTCTCATGTCATACTGATACTGCCCAGCAATGTAATTAACCATGGTAGTAAGAGGAAGTGAAGCATAAGTTGACATGGAAGTGGTGGAAAGAGAACCTTAAAAGGCTTGCATTTTATTAATGGAGATTCATGAAACATAAACCAAATAATTTGCTCATGCCTTTGTTGTCATGATACTGTTATGGCTTTTCTAGTTTAAGATTGAAACAGGTAAAGACAACCTTTGAAGCAAAACTATCAATTAATATGCACACCATTGAGTCTCAAACAATCTCATAATAAAGGAAGTCCCCCTGTTAATTtagcattagatttataaaaaaatccatATTTCTGTAGTTCAGTGTGCACCAAATTTAACTCACAAGCCAAAATTGATCCTCATTCACCAAGGATGAAAAAGAAAAGGACTTTTTTTTGGACTTTATCTGCACTTTTGCAGCTCAATTTGTCAAAGTTGGATCCTCAATAGGTCAGCTTTAAGAGCAGATTCAACAGCAGAAATAAATGATACACAAAGAATTGGAGTCTTCATGAGTGAATAATGTGAATGATCtcagataaaataaaaaagatttgacaagcaaacaaaaaaactaaagaaaataagTGATTCCAAATCTGCAGCTCAAAACTATTAGCAGATACCTAACAGTAATAGGATGCACTACCAAAGGCTAAATACCACACCATCAAATTATCCAGAAAACAACAAACTGTAATATTGGTGCTTCCCCTGATGAGCCTACAAAAGAAATGTCAAGCACATTCTGAAAGACTGAAAACCACTTCAATACAAAGACCTGAGTAAAGACAATTAATTATAAGCATCAAATCATATAAAGATGAAGATTGGTTCAAAAGACCAACTGGAACTACATCAAGCAACACCCAGATGATAATATCAACACTCCTTGGTTGTGGACTACTAATCCTT comes from the Musa acuminata AAA Group cultivar baxijiao chromosome BXJ2-8, Cavendish_Baxijiao_AAA, whole genome shotgun sequence genome and includes:
- the LOC135620195 gene encoding CASP-like protein 2B1 encodes the protein MRPEVGVSPGTVPVYYGGGKLMAVERRMKVAEVVLRCLSCAFGVIAAVLVGSDTQVREFFSVEKKAKFTDMKALVFLVVANGIAAGYSLLMVVRSVVSMMKGSVLFNKALAWAIFSCDQVVAYLTLAAVAAAAQAAELSQFGQTELQWMKVCNLYHKFCNQSGGGMVSAFLGSLCMVAVSSMSAFNLFRLYGKNKGKRSGNF